The DNA segment TGAATAAACAAAATTATTTTGTTAGAAGATGAGTTAATTGTTTATGGAAAATGAAGAACTTATTCGTAATAGTAAATGTATATTGATTAAATATAATAATATTTATTAGAGGTGTAGGTGTTGTCAGAAATTATTATTGTTGCTGAAGATGATGTAGACATTAACCACTTAGTTTCACTTCATTTAAGAAAAGAAGGGTTTGAAGTAATACAAACCTATGATGGAGCCGAAACTTTAAGGAAATTGAAAGAGGTAAAGCCTGGCTTGGTAATATTGGATCTTATGATGCCAAAGAAATCTGGTTTTCAAGTAATTAAAAAGGTTAGGGAAGATAACAACATTCCTATCATGCTATTGACCGCATTAGGTGATGATGCTAATAAAGTATTAGGTTTCGAATTAGGTGCGGATGATTATTTAGTAAAGCCATTTAGTATTTTAGAGTTATTAAGTAGGGTCAAAGCTCAAATTCGTCGATACTCCATATATGGTGATAAAGAAGAAGGGTTTATTATTCAAAATGGAGGATTAAGATACAATATCACCGATCAAGTAATATTCAAAAATGGAAAAGAGCTTTCTTTAAAACCTAAAGAACAAAGGTTACTTGAAATTTTTATGAAGAATATTAATAAGATTTTTTCTAAAGAACAATTATATAAGCTTGTTTGGAAGTACGATTATTATAATGATAATAATACAGTTATGGTGCATATTAGCAGAATAAGAGAACAGATAGAGGATAATCCTAAATCCCCAATCTATATAACGACAATCAAGGGTTTAGGATATCGGATGGAGAGGCATGTTTAACAAAAGACTATTAAAAAAACAACGATCTCCCTCTATATCAAAACAATTTTTTATAAATTATACTGTACTATTTTTTGTTCTTATCCTTTTATGCACATGTACACTTGCTATTAATTATATATATGTGGAATACATGTATGAGGAAGTAAATCAGGAATACCTTAAAGAAACATATGAAGATGTAATAACTATTGGAGCTGAACAGACATTTCAGAGTAGAGAATTCCCTGAGGCAGCTTATATTGAATATGTAAGCAGTGAGTTGGTTGTTTTAGAACAATATAATAGTCCTCATCATAAAGGATACCAGTATGTCTATAAAGATTTACTTACGACTGCAGACCAAT comes from the Bacillus spongiae genome and includes:
- a CDS encoding response regulator transcription factor; the protein is MSEIIIVAEDDVDINHLVSLHLRKEGFEVIQTYDGAETLRKLKEVKPGLVILDLMMPKKSGFQVIKKVREDNNIPIMLLTALGDDANKVLGFELGADDYLVKPFSILELLSRVKAQIRRYSIYGDKEEGFIIQNGGLRYNITDQVIFKNGKELSLKPKEQRLLEIFMKNINKIFSKEQLYKLVWKYDYYNDNNTVMVHISRIREQIEDNPKSPIYITTIKGLGYRMERHV